The Xiphophorus hellerii strain 12219 chromosome 5, Xiphophorus_hellerii-4.1, whole genome shotgun sequence genome window below encodes:
- the LOC116720649 gene encoding guanine nucleotide-binding protein G(I)/G(S)/G(O) subunit gamma-10: MSNNNASSNLVVAQRAVKQLRLEASTRRIKVSQAATELKNFCIQNANKDPLLMGVPSSDNPFRPPKSCSLF; the protein is encoded by the exons ATGTCCAACAACAACGCCAGCAGCAACTTGGTGGTCGCCCAGCGAGCCGTGAAGCAGCTCCGGTTAGAGGCCAGTACCCGGAGGATCAAG GTGTCCCAGGCTGCCACCGAGCTGAAAAACTTCTGCATCCAGAATGCCAACAAGGACCCGCTCCTCATGGGGGTCCCCTCCAGCGATAATCCCTTCAGACCCCCCAAGTCCTGCTCACTGTTCTGA